TTAACAACTGATAAATGAATCTTCTAATCCTACTTCATTAATTATATAGGTTGAATTATATAGGTTGAATCGGAAGTAGATTTTTTAAATGGATTTAGTAATTATCTCCTTATGTCAAAGGCAATAGAAGATCAAAGCATAAAAAAAAATAAAATAAAGATCCTTGAGGACGAACTACATTCTGAACATATCAGAAAAGAAGCGCATCTCACGGTTGGACATTTTTTCGAGTTACTCGAAGATCATTTTGCAACTCGAAAAACAATCGAATTCTATGCCGTACAATTAGATACAACTTCCAACAAATTAAACAAGTTGATCAAAAGTTATTTTGGGTTTAGCGCAACTGAACTCATAAAAATACGCCTCCTCATAGCAATCAAGAAGGATTTAGCAACCACAGAAACTTCAATAAACATGCTAGCAAAAAAATATCTTTTCAGTAGCGCCAGTGCATTTAATCGGATATTCACCCTGTATACAGGTATGGCCCCTACAAGATTCAGAGCACTAGCCTACAATATTAACTTAATCAAATGATGCGAACATCCTAAACTTATTCAGTTAACATAACAAAGCAAAAATCCTTATTTAGAGACGATATAAATTTTAACAAAGAAACCCTATGACCATTGAAAAATACCTCCAGCATAGAGCACCAGTTCAGGCGAACGACCAGATAATATGGTCGTTCATTAATTTAGTAGAACAGTATTATATTCAGCATAAATCCATTAAATTCTATACAGACCAACTCAATATTTCTCCAAGAAAGTTAAATGATATCATTGAAAATTACTTTGGATTATCACCATCAAAAATTATACATAAGTTTCTCGAAATAGAAATAAAAAAGGAACTTACAACTACGGACAAGCCACTAAAAGAATTATGCTATAGCTTTGGCTTTAACAAGCCGAGTACTTTCACAAAATACGTAAAGAATATAACTGGTGTTACACCGAGTAGGTACAGAGCATTAAACGCTGTTCTGCCAACGACCAAGCACAAGACAAAGATACTCTTTTAGGGTATCTTTGTTCTCTTCAACCCCAAGCCCTCTAATTAACTTTTGTCCATAATAGCCCTGTACTCTTTCGGGGTCATGCCTGTCTGCGTTCTAAAAAAGAATGAAAAATGAGAAACATATTGAAAGCCCAGCTCAAAAGATATCTCCTTAATGGTATAATCGGAACTGTGCAGTAGCTTCTTAGCCTCTAAAACAACTCGTTCATAAATAAATTCTAACGGTGATAATTTATATTGTTTTCTACTTATAACCCCAAGATAGTTGGGCGTGATACATAGTTGTCCTGCGTAAAAAGATACCCGCTTTTGGGTTTTAAAGTATTTATCCACCAGGGAGTGAAACCGGAAACCGATATTATTATGGTAATTCAATCCTGCTTCTCCATTCACTTCTTCAACCCAGAGATTTATCATGAGCGCCAGCAGTCTGACTCGGGCATCGATAAGCTCCGGAAATATAATTTCGGAATCTATTTCTTTTCGTATTGCATGGAACTCAGCACTTAATTTCTGATAGGTCTCATCGTTGGGCTCTATCATTTCATGCGGGCTGCTCATGGAAAAAGTATGCTTTAACGTTGGTGAGAAAGTTTGTAGAATAGCATCATCAACGATCAATCTTCGTCCTGATACTCCTTTTGGTAAGCTCCATTGATAGATGCGGTCCGGCAGATGAATGAACAGCTGTTTTGAATTCAAACGATAGATATTATGGTTTGTTATACATTCGCCATGATCACATTTGTCTAAAATAATAATGGTAAATGAGTTTTCTGGGAAACGGTTGAGTTCATCTGAGCTGACCTCATCCTGATATATGACCTTGATTTTTCGATTATCTTTTTTTTCGGAACTTGTAGCACCTTTCTTCGCCTTCATCAATGTGATTATTATTGCAGAACACTAAATTAAAAAATACTTCCCATTATCTTTTAAAAACTCCCAATTTTTAATTTAAGGAGTATTATTCAGAATTATTAACCCAAAAGCTATCATCAATTGTGATAACACTATCATTACTCACCAATAATAGAAAGACCAATAAACTGCTAGAAAAACAATCAGTATATTTGATAGAACATAGGTTGTAGAATTAGGATAGTGTTCATGATCACAGACAAATTAGGAAGAAGAATTAATTATTTACGGCTTGCAATAGTAGACCGCTGTAACCTCCGTTGCACCTATTGTATGCCTGAGCAAGGTCTCGACTGGATCAAACAAAAAGATCTCCTGACAGATGAAGAACTGTACAGAATAAGCAAAGTTTTTACAGAACTGGGTGTAAATAAAATTAGAATCACCGGTGGTGAACCATTTGTCAGAAAAAACTGCATGGGCCTAATCGCCAACATTGCGGGATTAGAAGGTATACAGGATCTTAGTCTAACAACGAATGGTTTACTAACCTATCCCTATATTCCACAGTTAAAAGCGTTGGGAATAAAGTCAGTCAATCTTAGCCTAGATACAATGGACAAGGACAGATTCTTGGAAATCACACGTAGAAATAGTTTTGATAAAGTAATCCGTACTTTGGATGCTCTCTTGAAGCATGACATCAAAGTGAAGATCAATACAGTCGTAATGGAAGGCCGTAATATAACAGATATCATCCCATTGATACAACTGGCCGAAAAAAATCCCATCGATATACGCTTTATAGAAGAAATGCCTTTTAATGGGAGCAATAAAAAAATATCCATCAAATGGGATCATAGGCAGATACTAGATCATATCAAAGCACATTTCCCAACTATTAACAAAACTATCGATCCCAAAAGTTCAACATCGTACAATTATCAGATTCCCGGATTTCAGGGGAGCGTGGGGATTATAGCGGCATATACGCGCTCTTTCTGTGGTGACTGTAACAGGATTCGCATAACGCCTGCCGGTGTATTAAGAACCTGCCTGTATTCGGAGAGTGGCATCAATCTAAAAGACCAAATGCGCAGTGGAAAAAATGATGATGAGCTCAAAAATAGTATTCTTGACGCTATTCAAGATAAACCAATGATGGATGGGTAGCACAGGAATTAAATCAGTCCGTAACGGCCAATATGCAATCTATGGCGACAATAGGAGGATAAAATGGAAATGATTACCGTACAGCAAGCCGAAGATATCATTCTTACCCATTTACTGGATTATGGAATTGAAGTTGTTTCTTATGAAACAGCGACCGGCAGAGTTCTTGCTGAAGACATATGTGCAGATAGGGATTTACCTCCTTTTGACAGATCGACTGTAGATGGTATTGCCATACGATATAATGCATACGAAAGAGGAATCACTACCTTTAGTATTAAAGCCGTCCAGCCTGCTGGAACAGCAGCTATAACTCTTACTTCTGATAACGAATGTGTGGAAATAATGACAGGGGCTGTGATAGAAAATTCTTTAGATACAGTCATCCGCTATGAAGACATAGCAATTGTGAATGGAATGGCGACTATTCCTCAGCATATAGCTATAAAAAGAGGGCAAAATATCCATCTAAAAGGTAAAGACAAGCTAAAAGGACAAATACTCGTACAAGCAGATCATGTGATTACTCCGGCTATTGTCGGCATAGCAGCCTCTGTAGGAAAAACGACCTTATCGGTTCGCAAAACTCCAAAAGTTATTATCATTTCCACAGGTGACGAAATGGTAAGCCCAGATATCGAACCAAACTCCTATCAATTGAGGCGTTCAAATGGGATTACTATAGCATCTGCACTGAATAAATATAAAATTCAGGCAGATTTGCTCCACATTAATGATGACATTGCAGCAATAAAACGTACGCTTTCAGCCTGCTTAGAGAAATACGACGTCTTGCTCATAACCGGCGGAGTATCGATGGGCAGATTTGACTATCTACCGCAAGCTTGCAAAGATCTGGGGATTGAAAGGCTCTTCCACAAAATAAAGCAAAAGCCCGGCATGCCTTTCTGGTTCGGGAAAAGCCAAAATCAGCAACTTGTCTTTGCTTTCCCCGGAAATCCGGTATCTGCATTTATGTGCCTGAATAGATACTTTATTCCCTGGTTGAAAAAATCCCTAAAAATATCAGAGAGCTTATTTCAATATGCTATCTTACAGCAAAATATCAGCTTCCCTCCTGCTTTACAGTACTTTGCTCAAGTAAAATTAGGTATCTCAGAGCAGGGAAAATGCACTGCGGCCCCTGTGAATACAAATGGATCCGGAGATTTTTCTCACCTTGCTGATACAGACGCATTTATAGAGTTACCTTTGGAAAAGGATATCTTCAGACAAGGAGAAGTGTATAAAATATGGAAATATAATGATTAAGAAGATATGAATGATTTTTCACACCTCAATAAAAAATTACAGCCAAAAATGGTGAATGTATCTGCCAAGCAGATTACCCACCGAAAAGCTGTAGCAAAAGCTACTGTAATATTGCCCGTTGAAATTTTAAAGAAACTGGCATCGGAGGACTTTAAGACGGGGAAAGGATCCGTTTTCCAAACGGCAATTGTAGCAGGTATTATGGCCGCAAAAAATACAGGTAACCTCATCCCGCTCTGCCATCCGATCGGTCTTGAAAATTGTCAGATAGATATTGACCTCAACGATAATAATGAAATCGAAATTTACTGCACTGCCCAGGTGGAGGCGAAAACCGGAATAGAAATGGAGGCATTAACAGGAGCATCTATTGCTGCGCTAACAATTTATGATATGTGTAAGGCATTAAGCCATAATATCACCATTAAGGAAATTAGATTAATCGAAAAATCTGGTGGAAAAAATGATTTCAAAAGATAACTCAAAACTACCAAAGCTCAATGGGCTAGTACTTGCTGGAGGAAAAAGTACCCGGATGGGGCGCCCAAAGGATCTCTTAAAATGGTATGGAAAAGAGCAGCGCTACTATGCGGCTGATCTTTTAACTACTTACTGCGATGAAGTCTTTATCTCATGCAGACAGGAGCAATTAAACAATTTGGATATTGGCTATCACCCACTCCCCGATACTTTCCTCAACCTCGGCCCCCTTGGCGGTATTCTATCAGCACTTCGTTTCAATAGAAATTCCGCATGGCTGATTGTAGCCTGTGACCTCCCTCTGCTCGATACAAAAACATTGGAAATTTTAATCAACTGCCGCGATCCTGAAAAAATTGCAACAACCTATAGAAGTCCTTACGATGGTCTTCCTGAACCATTAATTACTATTTGGGAACCAAAAAGTTACCCCATTTTACTTAATTTTTTAGGTGATGACGTGACTTGCCCCCGAAAGGTATTGATCAATAGTGACATCCTGATTCTGGATCCACATGATCCAGATGTTTTAATGAATGTGAATACACCAGAAGAGGCAAAGAAAGCAAGCCAGATTCTACGCATAAAAAAATACTAGTTATGGAAGATCAATTCGAACGTTACCAATGTCAGATCGCATTACCGGACTTCGGTGTTCCGTCTCAGAAACTCCTGAACAAGGCCAAAGTTCTTCTCGTAGGAATGGGGGGGCTTGGCTGCCCTACTGCACAGTATCTTGCCGCCGCAGGAATAGGAACAATAGGTATTGCCGACGATGATACAGTCTCGTTGAGCAACCTCCACCGTCAGATTTTATATGCTCCCCAAGATCTGGGATTGTATAAAGTTGATGTAGCAACACAAAAATTAAAACAACAGAACCCTACCATTGATTTAATTCCATATCGAATGCGGGTCTCTGCATCCAATGTAATGGAGCTGATAGCAGAATTTGATCTGATCATTGAAGGAACGGATAATTTCGATACAAAATATCTGTTAAATGACGCTTGTGTGATCGCGGGCAAACCGCTGATCTATGGTGCGATCCATCAATATGAGGGACAGGTAAGTATATGGAATGTATTGCAAAATGATGGTACATATTCAAGCAATTACCGTGATGTTTTTCCAGAGGTGGAACCCTCACAAATACCCAATTGCAGTGAAGGTGGAGTAATCCCACCATTAGCGGGAATCGTAGGCTGTATGCAGGCCAATGAAGCAATTAAATACCTAACCGGATCTGCTGATATGCTGGTAAATAAATTATGGACAATAAATGTGGTTAGTGGTAGAACCCAAACAATTAAACTGCGCAAAACAATGCATGCAACCATCACTTCCCTCCCCCAGACAATACCGCTGATGACTTTAGAACAATTAAAACAAACTGTACATAACCTTGAAATAATTGATGTTCGCTCAGCCGAGGAACACAAAAAATTTAATATCGGTGGAAAGAATATCCCTTTGAATCAACTTCATGATCTGCTCCCTGTTCTCGGTAAATCAGCACTTCCCATTGTCATCTATTGCCTGTCGGGTCAACGTAGTATGGAAGCAGCAAAGAAAATCAAAGAAGCATTCCCTTCAAAAGAGATTTATTCATTGAAGGGCGGTATTAGTCACATCCATCATTAAATGTTATCTATTCTTATCATCCTTTTATCGGGATCAATCTATGATATTATGAATTGTCTTTTGGCCAAAATTAGTCTTCTCGCCCACCATTTCGTAAATAGTCTCATCAATCATATGACTCATGCTATTTAATGCTAAATCATTGGCTTCTGTCCCGAACGGCTCTTCAATCTCATCGGCAATTGCTTCAAATGCAACAAAGGTATAAGCAACAAAAACAACGATAAGGGGCATAAACCAGCCTAAAGTATCAACCAACCCAAAAGGTAGAAGTGAACAATAAATATATACTGTCCGATGTAATAGGACACGGTAACTGTATGGAATTGGTGTTGAAACAATCCTTTCACAGCCCCCAACCACGTCCGCAAGCTTATCTAGATTTTCATCAAATCTCGCCTGCTGAATGGAGTCTATCCTACCCATATCTTTCTCACGTTGCAACCATTCACCCATCATTCGCATCAAAATAACAGGTTTATACTTTGATTCAATAATAATTTTCAGGGTAGCAGCATCCAGCCGTTGCCTAAGATCATCATAAGGATCACTTCCTCTTAACTGATGTTTGAGTGCAAATATAAAAGCACTCAACAATTGAATAAACTCGTGTAACGTCCCAGGTTCATTCGCAGAACTGTTCCTTAATGTAAGTGCCTGCCGGATTAACGATCTTGAAATATTCAATAAACTGCCCCATAGTTTACGTCCTTCCCAAAATCTATCATAACTGGCATTATTGCGAAAGCCCAAAAATAACGCCAGTACAAAACCGAACAACGTAAGTGGTGCTGGATTAAGAGGTACTTTAAAAGAGAAGATCATGCCATGAAGATAAGCGACTCCAACAGACAATATGAAAAGTAAGATCAAGCGGGGCAATAATGCTGGTAGCACAGAACCATGCCAAACAAAAAGCATTTTAAACCAATTTTCCTTTTTCCGTATAATCATAACTCTCGTCTATCCTCAATATAATATATACTATTTTTTATTCGTTATTACATCTCGCTAATCACTAAGGGCGTTGTATTGCGCCCTGATAAAGCATCTTATCCACCTTTTTGTAAACCTCAGGATCGTGTTTTTTAATTTTTATTTTAACATACTTTGAGGCTGGCATATTACTTTCCTTTACAACATTGTTAACTGAAACCAGCACATTCGTCTCCGGAAAATAAGTGACCGTGTTCTTTTCGGGAATCTGATAGGAGACAATAATAAATAGCGGAGCCACACGTTCGATACCATCATCATAATTAAACAGGTCCACACGTTCACCGGCCTTAAATCCTCCCTTATCGATATCCGCCTGATTCATAAAAATTACCCTGCGCTCATTTTTAATCCCACGATAACGATCGTCCAATCCATAAATTGTAGTATTGAACTGATCATGGGTACGTGTAGTGGCCATCATATATTCATCCATTGCAAGCGTATTGTCAGGTATATCGGTCAGTGTAAAGGGTGCACGGCCACCAAGATCTTTGGCAAAATATTGCTTATCACGTGCCGCATTCGGAAGATAAAAACCACCTTTCTGGCGTACTCGGACATTATAATCCTCAAAACCCGGAATACATTGCTCAATATCATCCCGAACTGCATCGTAACTATCATGATAACGTTGCCAGTCCACTACCGCCCGCTCGCCTAATGTAGCCATAGCCATCCGGCAGACAATCTGGGTCTCATTGATCAGATTCCTAGAAACTGGATCCAGCATACCCTTGGAGTCCTGAACAACACCCATTGAATTCTCAGTGCTGACAATCTGTACCTCTCCATTTACAATATCTTTATCACTTCGACCATATGTAGGTAAAATCAATGCCTCTTTGCCATGGACGAGATGCCCACGATTTAATTTGGTAGAGACTGATACCAATAGATTAAGTTTGCGTAAGGCATGTGCAGTATAGGTCGTATCTGGTGTTGCTGACAGAAAATTACCACCCATACAGAACATCACCTTGACTTTTTCTTCGTGAATGGCCTTGATGGCCCGAACAACATCATAACCATGTTTTCGCGGCATCTTAAATCCATAGAAGTTTTCAAGGCGATCCAATTGCTCATCCGTAGGTTTCTCATCAATCATCATTGTCCTATTTCCCTGAACATTACTATGTCCACGGACCGGACAGACTCCTGCGCCCGGGATTCCTATGCTCCCCTTTAGTAAAAGTATATTTAGAATCTCACGGATCATGTCCACGCCATTGGGCTGCTGTGTCAGTCCCATTCCCCAACAGAAAATAATACGCTTTTTAAAAGCTAAGGTGGCAGCGGCCTCATACAATGCCTCCTTGGATACACCTGAAAGCGAAGCCAGCTCAGCCAGATTATAGTTATCAAACTGCTTTAGAAAATCTTCATATCCTACCGTTTTTTCCTGAATGAATGGTGCATCGAATACTGTACCTGAGCTTTTCTTCTCAAACTCGATCAATAGAAGTTCCAGGGCTTTCAATAATGCCATATCACCATTGATCTTTACCGGTAGATAGAGATCCGCCAGCTGTGTTCCCCCATGTAGAATCGCACCGACACTCTGCGGATTAATAAAACCCATTAGTCCAGCTTCTGGCAGAGGATTGATCGCAATGATCTTTGCCCCGTTTTGCCTTCCTTTTGCCAAGGCGCTCATCATACGCGGTGCATTGGTCCCCGGATTCTGCCCAATAATGACGATAACCTCTGCATTGTAAAAATCTTCCAACGTTACCGTCCCCTTGCCGATACCTATCGTAGGACGCAAGGCTGAACCCGAGGTCTCGTGACACATATTTGAACAGTCAGGCATATTATTGGTTCCAAACTCTTTAGCGAATAACTGATACACAAATGACGCTTCATTACTCGTTCTTCCGGAAGTATAAAACGCAGCTTCATCCGGCGATTCAAGCGCATTGAGATGCTCAGCTATTTTCTTAAAAGCATTATCCCAACTTATTGGCTGGTAATGGGTCGCTCCCTGAGGCAAATACATCGGGTCGGTAAGCCTTCCCATCTTACCAATCTGATAATCGTCAAGTTTAGCGAGATCAAACACACTATTTTGTTTGAAAAACTCTGGTGTAACCCGCTTACTAGTCGCTTCCTCCGCAAGCGCCTTAGCTCCATTTTCACAGTATTCTCCTAGTACGGAACGTTCATCATCAGGATCAGGCCACGCACAACTTGGACAGTCAAAACCTCCTTTTTGGTTCATTTTGAACAACGCCCGCATCCCTCGGATAGCTGCCTTCTCCTCAAATAAATCACTGAAAGCCGCCATTACTGCCGGAATACCTGCAGCAGATTTTTCAACATGTGTGAGCTTTAGATCAAGTAATCTATAGGGATTCTCCGCGTTAGGTTCCTTTTTCAATTCTTTCTCTACTCCTTTTTTATCAAATTCTTCCATAACCTACGATATTTATTTGATATTTAAATGATTAGCAATTAAGATTTGGATTTGGATAATTATCACTTTGATCCTCAACCGTGTTATCAATACATACAAAATCCTTTTCGATCAAAAGTTTCACTTCTCCAGCCTGCCCATTAAAACCCACTATTTCCGTTGTTGCCAGCTCTTCGACCATATGTTTGGGAACTCCTAGCACAACGCTATCCTCGACAAAACTTGCAGTTAGCTCCCGACCATCTATTTGTTCTATCTTGTAAATAAATGGTCTTCCGATAAATGATGTAACACTCGATACAACACCATTTTTGCCTAACTCAGCTACTTCAGACTGTGTCAGGCGATATCTTACCGAATTATCTTTAATTCTTATTTTCATTTTTACTTTTTTTAAAGCACATTTACAATGCCGCATTTTCTATCACCGATAAACACACATACTCAATTTTTATAACCTAATAAAAATTATCCCTGGCAATGAATGTAAACTGCACTGAACTTATCATTCTTTCTCGATTTTAAGATTGTTTCCCTTATGATAAATATTAAACCGATGATCACGGAGAAATCCTAGCAAAGTAATATCAAATTCTTTGGCTAAATCTATTGCCAGACTCGAGGGTGCACCTATTGCTGCCACAATAGAAATACCAGCCATAGCTGCTTTCTGAATAAGCTCAAAACTTGCTCTACCACTTAATAGAAGAATACTATTCTCCAACGGCAGTTTGTTGGTAAGCAAAGCATGACCAATGAGTTTATCCAAGGCATTGTGTCTGCCAACATCTTCCCGAAGGGCAAGCAGATTTCCATCCAAATCAAAAATACCGGAAGCATGAATTCCACCGGTAGCACTGAAATTATTCTGAAAAGTCTGCAACTTCTCTGATAATTGATAGAGAACATGAACGGATATCCCCCGTTCTTCCCGCATCTGCAGATCAAATATGCTCACAGTCCGTATTGATTCAATAGACCCTTTTCCGCAAACTCCACAGCTGGAAGTCGTATAAAAGTTTCTATCCGCTTTCATCAGTTGAGGTATAAAATTTTCCATCAGCTCAACCGTCACAATATTTTCACTATTTCTAGAACATAATACCTCCGAATGACCGATAGCCTTGATCTGATGATTACTCGAGATAATACCCTCAGTAAAAAGAAAACCTGCGGCTAGTTCACTATCATTACCCGGGGTACGCATCGTAACAGACACATTCTTAAGCACCATCTCTCCTCCCAGATCATATAATAATCTAATTTCAAGCGGTTCTTCAATGGCAATATCATCCAAATAAGAAAAACTACT
The window above is part of the Sphingobacterium sp. ML3W genome. Proteins encoded here:
- a CDS encoding AraC family transcriptional regulator, with product MSKAIEDQSIKKNKIKILEDELHSEHIRKEAHLTVGHFFELLEDHFATRKTIEFYAVQLDTTSNKLNKLIKSYFGFSATELIKIRLLIAIKKDLATTETSINMLAKKYLFSSASAFNRIFTLYTGMAPTRFRALAYNINLIK
- a CDS encoding helix-turn-helix domain-containing protein, with the translated sequence MKAKKGATSSEKKDNRKIKVIYQDEVSSDELNRFPENSFTIIILDKCDHGECITNHNIYRLNSKQLFIHLPDRIYQWSLPKGVSGRRLIVDDAILQTFSPTLKHTFSMSSPHEMIEPNDETYQKLSAEFHAIRKEIDSEIIFPELIDARVRLLALMINLWVEEVNGEAGLNYHNNIGFRFHSLVDKYFKTQKRVSFYAGQLCITPNYLGVISRKQYKLSPLEFIYERVVLEAKKLLHSSDYTIKEISFELGFQYVSHFSFFFRTQTGMTPKEYRAIMDKS
- the moaA gene encoding GTP 3',8-cyclase MoaA; amino-acid sequence: MITDKLGRRINYLRLAIVDRCNLRCTYCMPEQGLDWIKQKDLLTDEELYRISKVFTELGVNKIRITGGEPFVRKNCMGLIANIAGLEGIQDLSLTTNGLLTYPYIPQLKALGIKSVNLSLDTMDKDRFLEITRRNSFDKVIRTLDALLKHDIKVKINTVVMEGRNITDIIPLIQLAEKNPIDIRFIEEMPFNGSNKKISIKWDHRQILDHIKAHFPTINKTIDPKSSTSYNYQIPGFQGSVGIIAAYTRSFCGDCNRIRITPAGVLRTCLYSESGINLKDQMRSGKNDDELKNSILDAIQDKPMMDG
- a CDS encoding molybdopterin molybdotransferase MoeA; translated protein: MEMITVQQAEDIILTHLLDYGIEVVSYETATGRVLAEDICADRDLPPFDRSTVDGIAIRYNAYERGITTFSIKAVQPAGTAAITLTSDNECVEIMTGAVIENSLDTVIRYEDIAIVNGMATIPQHIAIKRGQNIHLKGKDKLKGQILVQADHVITPAIVGIAASVGKTTLSVRKTPKVIIISTGDEMVSPDIEPNSYQLRRSNGITIASALNKYKIQADLLHINDDIAAIKRTLSACLEKYDVLLITGGVSMGRFDYLPQACKDLGIERLFHKIKQKPGMPFWFGKSQNQQLVFAFPGNPVSAFMCLNRYFIPWLKKSLKISESLFQYAILQQNISFPPALQYFAQVKLGISEQGKCTAAPVNTNGSGDFSHLADTDAFIELPLEKDIFRQGEVYKIWKYND
- the moaC gene encoding cyclic pyranopterin monophosphate synthase MoaC, coding for MNDFSHLNKKLQPKMVNVSAKQITHRKAVAKATVILPVEILKKLASEDFKTGKGSVFQTAIVAGIMAAKNTGNLIPLCHPIGLENCQIDIDLNDNNEIEIYCTAQVEAKTGIEMEALTGASIAALTIYDMCKALSHNITIKEIRLIEKSGGKNDFKR
- a CDS encoding NTP transferase domain-containing protein; the protein is MISKDNSKLPKLNGLVLAGGKSTRMGRPKDLLKWYGKEQRYYAADLLTTYCDEVFISCRQEQLNNLDIGYHPLPDTFLNLGPLGGILSALRFNRNSAWLIVACDLPLLDTKTLEILINCRDPEKIATTYRSPYDGLPEPLITIWEPKSYPILLNFLGDDVTCPRKVLINSDILILDPHDPDVLMNVNTPEEAKKASQILRIKKY
- a CDS encoding HesA/MoeB/ThiF family protein, coding for MEDQFERYQCQIALPDFGVPSQKLLNKAKVLLVGMGGLGCPTAQYLAAAGIGTIGIADDDTVSLSNLHRQILYAPQDLGLYKVDVATQKLKQQNPTIDLIPYRMRVSASNVMELIAEFDLIIEGTDNFDTKYLLNDACVIAGKPLIYGAIHQYEGQVSIWNVLQNDGTYSSNYRDVFPEVEPSQIPNCSEGGVIPPLAGIVGCMQANEAIKYLTGSADMLVNKLWTINVVSGRTQTIKLRKTMHATITSLPQTIPLMTLEQLKQTVHNLEIIDVRSAEEHKKFNIGGKNIPLNQLHDLLPVLGKSALPIVIYCLSGQRSMEAAKKIKEAFPSKEIYSLKGGISHIHH
- a CDS encoding bestrophin family ion channel, giving the protein MIIRKKENWFKMLFVWHGSVLPALLPRLILLFILSVGVAYLHGMIFSFKVPLNPAPLTLFGFVLALFLGFRNNASYDRFWEGRKLWGSLLNISRSLIRQALTLRNSSANEPGTLHEFIQLLSAFIFALKHQLRGSDPYDDLRQRLDAATLKIIIESKYKPVILMRMMGEWLQREKDMGRIDSIQQARFDENLDKLADVVGGCERIVSTPIPYSYRVLLHRTVYIYCSLLPFGLVDTLGWFMPLIVVFVAYTFVAFEAIADEIEEPFGTEANDLALNSMSHMIDETIYEMVGEKTNFGQKTIHNIID
- a CDS encoding FdhF/YdeP family oxidoreductase, which gives rise to MEEFDKKGVEKELKKEPNAENPYRLLDLKLTHVEKSAAGIPAVMAAFSDLFEEKAAIRGMRALFKMNQKGGFDCPSCAWPDPDDERSVLGEYCENGAKALAEEATSKRVTPEFFKQNSVFDLAKLDDYQIGKMGRLTDPMYLPQGATHYQPISWDNAFKKIAEHLNALESPDEAAFYTSGRTSNEASFVYQLFAKEFGTNNMPDCSNMCHETSGSALRPTIGIGKGTVTLEDFYNAEVIVIIGQNPGTNAPRMMSALAKGRQNGAKIIAINPLPEAGLMGFINPQSVGAILHGGTQLADLYLPVKINGDMALLKALELLLIEFEKKSSGTVFDAPFIQEKTVGYEDFLKQFDNYNLAELASLSGVSKEALYEAAATLAFKKRIIFCWGMGLTQQPNGVDMIREILNILLLKGSIGIPGAGVCPVRGHSNVQGNRTMMIDEKPTDEQLDRLENFYGFKMPRKHGYDVVRAIKAIHEEKVKVMFCMGGNFLSATPDTTYTAHALRKLNLLVSVSTKLNRGHLVHGKEALILPTYGRSDKDIVNGEVQIVSTENSMGVVQDSKGMLDPVSRNLINETQIVCRMAMATLGERAVVDWQRYHDSYDAVRDDIEQCIPGFEDYNVRVRQKGGFYLPNAARDKQYFAKDLGGRAPFTLTDIPDNTLAMDEYMMATTRTHDQFNTTIYGLDDRYRGIKNERRVIFMNQADIDKGGFKAGERVDLFNYDDGIERVAPLFIIVSYQIPEKNTVTYFPETNVLVSVNNVVKESNMPASKYVKIKIKKHDPEVYKKVDKMLYQGAIQRP
- the fdhD gene encoding formate dehydrogenase accessory sulfurtransferase FdhD, giving the protein MKADLQENKSVRKIEIVKMKGLSSFSYLDDIAIEEPLEIRLLYDLGGEMVLKNVSVTMRTPGNDSELAAGFLFTEGIISSNHQIKAIGHSEVLCSRNSENIVTVELMENFIPQLMKADRNFYTTSSCGVCGKGSIESIRTVSIFDLQMREERGISVHVLYQLSEKLQTFQNNFSATGGIHASGIFDLDGNLLALREDVGRHNALDKLIGHALLTNKLPLENSILLLSGRASFELIQKAAMAGISIVAAIGAPSSLAIDLAKEFDITLLGFLRDHRFNIYHKGNNLKIEKE